The Chitinophaga flava genome has a segment encoding these proteins:
- the secDF gene encoding protein translocase subunit SecDF, whose protein sequence is MQLKGLVRFFAIALILISLYQLSFTFLVRNYEKKIEQKAETDVSKQFPTPEQKYPASKELQAFYSDTLKGFIKQRRQEIVDSTSNKQIAGFPWYVTYNKAKEKELNLGLDLVGGMNVVLEVSVEDVIRALSGQSKDPAFNKALDLAEERKKTNQADFVTLFGQTYAEVAPQGRLATIFANAYQKDINFNSSNQQVLDMIRKESRAAIKNTYIVLQKRIDKFGVAQPNISLDENKGLISVELAGVDNAERVRKYLQATANLEFREVYKNSPDFFQNVLNPMNEAIRSALGGAAAKPATPDTTNATAAANPADTSKEGKLSDYLAKKDTGKTVKDSSKASQEKLLNEQRKQNPLFTVLFPMIDPQSGTLIPSPSIGRILPKDTATFRHYLQMPAVQAILPKDAVFAFGPENKEDKYGPLSVYVLKVNPANPAPRVGGERIVDARQDMDQNNQPEISMTMDNIGAHEWKKLTGELAPSNPKDPSTLNFVAVVLDNIVYSAPSIQSEIAGGRSSISGSFTIEEANDLANILKSGKMPAPARIVQEQIVGPTLGAESIAAGGKSFMISFVIIFVLMLVYYNSAGWVANIALVLNLLFTFGILASLGATLTMAGIAGLVLTIGMAVDTNVIIFERIKDELTHGKSYPDAISLGYKRSYAPVLDGHVTSLLTAFILFYFGLGPVLGFATTQIIGLLLSLFCGILVSRMVTDWWTNKKRHFEYFTPISRKVFKHAAFDFVGKRKYAYIISAIVMVAGVSSFFHGFDHGIDFSGGRSFTVRFEKPMNRQEVADVLKKEFQSEVFVKTIGNTNQLNITTAYKIEQQNLAVDQEVITKLYHGLKPYYEASVTQEVFNTRYVIGSQTVSATISDDLRAGAVKATVLSILVIFVYILIRFSKWQYSIGTIFSLLHDVLLTLAVFSWFKDIVPFTLEIDQHFIAAILTVIGFSMNDTVIVFDRIREYFRTGAHGRDRDTVINKAINDTLSRTIMTSLTVFLTILVLFIFGGEVTRGFAFAMLIGVLTGTYSSIFVAAPVLVDFDKKNQLSNEGDAIAVTAKKATPAEK, encoded by the coding sequence ATGCAACTAAAAGGACTGGTAAGATTTTTTGCCATCGCACTGATCCTTATCTCTTTGTATCAACTGTCCTTCACGTTTTTGGTGCGGAACTATGAGAAGAAGATCGAGCAGAAGGCTGAGACCGATGTCTCCAAACAATTCCCTACCCCTGAGCAGAAATATCCTGCAAGTAAAGAGCTGCAGGCATTCTACTCAGATACGCTGAAAGGATTTATTAAACAAAGAAGACAAGAGATCGTGGACAGCACCAGCAATAAACAGATTGCCGGGTTTCCATGGTACGTTACCTACAACAAGGCCAAAGAAAAAGAGTTGAACCTCGGCCTCGACCTCGTAGGTGGTATGAACGTAGTGCTGGAAGTGAGTGTGGAAGATGTGATCCGCGCCCTCTCCGGACAGTCCAAGGATCCTGCTTTTAACAAAGCGCTGGACCTGGCTGAAGAACGCAAAAAGACTAACCAGGCTGATTTTGTTACTTTGTTCGGGCAAACTTACGCTGAAGTGGCTCCTCAGGGCCGTCTGGCAACCATCTTCGCTAACGCCTACCAGAAAGATATCAACTTTAACTCCTCCAACCAGCAGGTGCTGGACATGATTCGTAAAGAATCCCGTGCTGCCATCAAAAACACCTATATCGTACTGCAAAAACGTATCGACAAATTCGGTGTGGCCCAGCCTAATATCAGCCTGGACGAGAATAAAGGTCTGATCTCCGTGGAACTGGCCGGTGTTGACAACGCAGAACGCGTACGTAAATACCTGCAGGCTACCGCCAATCTGGAATTCAGGGAAGTTTACAAAAACAGCCCCGACTTCTTCCAGAATGTGCTGAACCCAATGAACGAAGCCATCAGGAGCGCTCTCGGTGGCGCTGCTGCAAAACCAGCTACTCCCGACACTACCAATGCCACTGCCGCTGCCAACCCTGCTGATACCAGCAAAGAAGGTAAACTGAGCGACTACCTGGCTAAAAAAGATACCGGCAAAACCGTAAAAGACAGCAGTAAAGCATCTCAGGAAAAACTCCTCAATGAACAACGTAAACAAAACCCGCTGTTCACTGTACTGTTCCCGATGATCGATCCGCAGTCCGGAACGCTGATCCCCAGCCCTTCCATCGGTCGTATCCTGCCTAAAGATACTGCCACCTTCCGTCATTACCTGCAAATGCCCGCTGTTCAGGCCATCCTGCCTAAAGACGCGGTATTCGCTTTCGGTCCTGAAAACAAGGAAGACAAATACGGTCCGCTGTCTGTATACGTGCTGAAAGTAAACCCTGCGAACCCTGCTCCCCGTGTAGGCGGCGAAAGGATCGTAGATGCACGCCAGGACATGGACCAGAACAACCAGCCGGAAATCAGCATGACCATGGACAACATCGGTGCCCATGAGTGGAAAAAACTGACCGGTGAACTGGCCCCTTCTAATCCGAAAGATCCTTCTACCCTGAATTTCGTGGCTGTAGTACTCGATAACATCGTTTACTCTGCCCCGTCTATCCAGAGTGAAATCGCCGGTGGCCGTTCTTCTATCAGTGGTAGCTTTACCATCGAAGAAGCCAACGACCTGGCCAATATCCTGAAATCCGGTAAAATGCCTGCTCCTGCACGCATCGTACAGGAACAGATCGTAGGACCTACCCTCGGTGCTGAATCTATCGCTGCTGGTGGTAAATCCTTCATGATCTCCTTCGTGATCATCTTCGTACTGATGCTGGTGTACTACAACAGCGCCGGCTGGGTAGCTAATATCGCCCTGGTTCTCAACCTGCTGTTTACCTTCGGTATCCTGGCATCTCTCGGTGCTACCCTTACCATGGCTGGTATCGCAGGTCTGGTACTGACCATCGGTATGGCTGTGGATACCAACGTAATTATCTTCGAAAGGATCAAGGACGAACTCACACATGGCAAGTCTTACCCTGACGCGATCTCCCTCGGTTACAAACGCTCTTATGCGCCTGTACTCGACGGTCACGTTACTTCCTTGCTCACTGCATTCATCCTGTTCTACTTCGGTTTAGGTCCTGTACTCGGCTTCGCCACCACCCAGATCATCGGCTTGCTCCTGTCCTTGTTCTGCGGTATCCTGGTATCCCGTATGGTAACTGACTGGTGGACTAACAAAAAGAGACACTTCGAATACTTTACGCCTATTTCCCGCAAAGTATTTAAACACGCTGCCTTCGACTTCGTTGGTAAACGTAAATATGCTTACATCATCTCCGCTATCGTAATGGTAGCTGGTGTGTCTTCCTTCTTCCATGGTTTCGACCACGGTATCGACTTCTCCGGTGGTCGCAGCTTCACTGTTCGCTTCGAAAAACCGATGAACAGACAGGAAGTAGCTGACGTGCTGAAGAAAGAGTTCCAAAGCGAAGTATTTGTAAAAACTATTGGTAACACCAACCAGCTGAACATCACTACTGCTTACAAAATTGAGCAGCAGAATCTGGCGGTTGACCAGGAAGTTATCACCAAACTGTACCACGGTCTGAAACCTTATTACGAAGCTTCTGTTACACAGGAGGTGTTCAACACCCGCTACGTAATCGGTTCCCAGACAGTATCAGCTACCATCTCCGATGACTTGCGCGCCGGAGCGGTAAAAGCTACTGTACTCTCTATCCTGGTGATCTTCGTGTATATCCTGATCCGTTTCAGCAAATGGCAGTACTCTATCGGTACTATCTTCTCCCTGCTGCACGACGTATTGCTCACCCTGGCCGTGTTCTCCTGGTTTAAGGACATCGTTCCTTTCACCCTGGAAATCGACCAGCACTTTATCGCTGCGATCCTGACCGTGATTGGTTTCTCCATGAACGATACCGTGATCGTATTCGACAGAATCCGTGAATACTTCAGAACCGGTGCTCATGGCAGAGACAGGGATACTGTGATCAACAAAGCGATCAACGATACCCTGAGCCGTACCATCATGACGTCTCTGACTGTATTCCTGACCATCCTGGTGCTGTTCATCTTTGGTGGTGAAGTAACCCGCGGTTTCGCCTTCGCTATGCTGATAGGTGTACTCACCGGTACTTACTCTTCCATCTTCGTAGCTGCGCCAGTACTGGTAGACTTCGACAAGAAAAACCAGCTGTCCAATGAGGGCGATGCTATCGCTGTCACTGCTAAAAAAGCAACACCTGCTGAAAAATAG
- a CDS encoding DUF4397 domain-containing protein: protein MLIKKNRIWAVAALLGGVIGLSSCLKQNNDVTPPRMNYTAAIINGAYLPSSLDIFNNNGKMNAVGPYKTGSSAPFQDRPGVHTFSFRKTNGIGLDSVTQQFDSTKFYTIITYNDAAKNFVARYQEESFAGLSNSKVNFRFLNLSPNVGPVDLYINKKKVASNQAFSPVAPWNADDPYSGLVEYYITLPGETTPLVKGTSRQDASSTQVPFQAGYAYTIYLAGAKDSTGDNKLQLCYLSHTSSL, encoded by the coding sequence ATGCTGATCAAAAAAAATCGCATATGGGCGGTAGCTGCCCTGCTGGGAGGAGTAATCGGACTTTCATCCTGTTTGAAACAGAACAACGATGTCACTCCCCCACGGATGAATTATACCGCTGCTATCATTAATGGCGCTTACCTTCCCTCCAGCCTGGACATCTTCAACAACAACGGCAAGATGAACGCGGTTGGTCCTTACAAAACCGGTAGTTCTGCTCCATTCCAGGACCGGCCCGGTGTACATACCTTCTCCTTCCGGAAAACCAACGGTATCGGACTGGACTCTGTAACTCAGCAATTTGACTCCACCAAGTTCTACACCATCATCACCTATAACGATGCCGCTAAAAACTTTGTGGCCAGGTACCAGGAGGAAAGTTTCGCCGGCCTGTCTAACAGCAAGGTGAACTTCCGCTTCCTCAACCTCAGTCCCAATGTAGGTCCGGTAGACCTGTACATCAACAAGAAAAAGGTTGCCAGCAATCAGGCTTTCTCACCAGTTGCCCCCTGGAATGCTGATGATCCGTATAGTGGCCTGGTGGAATATTACATTACCCTGCCCGGAGAAACCACTCCGCTGGTAAAAGGTACCTCCCGCCAGGACGCCAGCTCTACACAAGTACCTTTCCAGGCCGGATATGCTTACACCATTTACCTGGCCGGCGCCAAAGACAGCACCGGAGACAACAAACTGCAGCTGTGCTATCTGTCACATACTTCCAGCTTATAA
- the nusB gene encoding transcription antitermination factor NusB, with product MQTLYALETMEQSNIKPGTATRLLNEKLDQTCQIFTYLLYTVVQVGQYAETDAQTRASKHLPSAEDLQVNTKIAGNEFIYQIKNDRGFQVNLEQWKMRPLTDNDLIRKLYNILVASDTYKAYIADDNRTKAGEKEMLEFIYKEILAKNELFIQHMEDTFLHWSDDEEMMTILIGNYFNKPHLFNFLQLISKEKLDYARELLLTVIDKKEYCLELIKPKLQNWDPERIAAVDMLLMEMGVCEFLYFPTIPTKVTINEYIDLAKAYSTPQSGQFINGILDNILKDLEKEELVQKQDRPKK from the coding sequence ATGCAAACACTTTACGCCCTGGAAACGATGGAGCAAAGTAACATCAAGCCGGGCACGGCCACCAGACTTCTGAATGAAAAGCTGGACCAGACGTGCCAGATCTTTACGTACCTGCTTTATACAGTAGTGCAGGTAGGACAATATGCGGAAACCGATGCACAGACCCGTGCTTCCAAACACTTACCCTCTGCCGAGGACCTGCAGGTGAACACCAAGATTGCAGGAAACGAATTCATTTATCAGATTAAAAATGACAGAGGTTTTCAGGTAAACCTGGAACAATGGAAAATGCGTCCGTTGACCGATAATGATCTGATCAGAAAGCTTTATAATATACTGGTAGCTTCAGACACCTACAAAGCCTACATTGCGGATGACAACCGCACCAAAGCTGGTGAAAAGGAAATGCTGGAATTTATCTATAAAGAAATACTGGCCAAAAACGAGCTGTTCATCCAGCATATGGAAGATACTTTCCTTCACTGGAGCGATGATGAAGAAATGATGACCATCCTGATCGGCAATTATTTCAACAAACCGCACCTCTTCAACTTCCTCCAGCTGATCAGCAAGGAAAAACTGGACTACGCGAGAGAACTGCTGCTGACCGTGATCGACAAAAAGGAATACTGCCTGGAGCTCATCAAACCCAAACTGCAAAACTGGGATCCGGAACGTATAGCCGCCGTAGACATGCTGCTGATGGAAATGGGTGTTTGTGAATTCCTCTACTTCCCCACCATCCCTACCAAGGTGACCATCAATGAATACATTGACCTCGCCAAGGCATATAGCACTCCTCAAAGTGGACAGTTTATCAACGGTATCCTCGACAATATCCTGAAAGACCTGGAAAAAGAAGAGCTGGTGCAAAAACAGGACCGTCCAAAAAAGTAA
- the coaE gene encoding dephospho-CoA kinase (Dephospho-CoA kinase (CoaE) performs the final step in coenzyme A biosynthesis.) produces MLKVGITGGIGSGKSTVSKIFELLGVPVYYADDRAKDILVRDQELAEAVRSHFGKEVYDDNGALNRKYLGNIVFNDKNKLALLNSLVHPATIRDSNIWASQQTAPYVLKEAALLFETESFHHLDKIIGVYAPQPLRILRVMKRDKVTRDEVLARIHKQIDERIKMRLCDYVIHNDDQQLVIPQVLTLHETLLQLAATTV; encoded by the coding sequence ATGTTAAAGGTAGGAATCACCGGTGGTATCGGTTCCGGTAAAAGCACCGTCAGCAAAATATTTGAATTACTCGGCGTCCCTGTATATTATGCAGATGACCGTGCCAAAGACATTCTGGTAAGGGACCAGGAGCTGGCCGAAGCCGTGCGCTCTCACTTTGGCAAGGAAGTGTATGATGATAACGGTGCCCTTAACCGGAAATATCTGGGCAACATCGTTTTCAACGATAAAAACAAACTCGCCCTGCTCAACTCCCTCGTACATCCTGCCACTATCCGGGACTCCAATATCTGGGCCAGCCAGCAAACCGCCCCCTACGTACTCAAGGAAGCCGCCCTCCTCTTTGAAACCGAATCTTTTCATCACCTCGACAAAATCATCGGTGTATACGCTCCTCAGCCCCTCCGGATACTACGTGTCATGAAACGCGACAAGGTTACCCGGGATGAAGTACTGGCACGCATACATAAACAAATCGATGAAAGGATCAAAATGCGTTTGTGCGACTACGTTATCCACAACGATGATCAGCAACTGGTCATCCCGCAGGTACTGACCCTCCACGAAACCCTGCTTCAACTGGCAGCTACCACCGTCTGA
- a CDS encoding pyridoxal phosphate-dependent aminotransferase produces the protein MNQLAERLSRISEPQTIKMAKLGRELKAQGIDIVDLSIGEPDFDTPEHIRDAAKKAIDEGFTHYTPVAGYAEVRQAVVHKLKRDNGLDYTPEQIVVTTGAKQSLANAVLSIVNPGDEVIIPTPYWVTYSEQVALCQGVVVFVPASIENNYKITPEQLEAAITPKTRLFMFSSPCNPTGSVYSKEELEGLAAVFAKHPQIFIISDEIYEYINYVGKHESIAQFGDLKNRTIVINGLSKGFAMTGWRLGYLAAPLEIAKACDKIQAQFTSATCSITQRAAITALTGDLSTAEAMVSEFKNRRAFIHEALKNIPGMIVNDPEGAFYMFPDISAFFNKSYEDTHIQNADDLCMYLLHKANVSVVTGSAFQQPACIRLSYATSMANLEKGAARLKEWLGKLK, from the coding sequence ATGAATCAATTAGCAGAAAGGCTGTCACGGATTTCCGAGCCGCAAACAATTAAAATGGCCAAATTAGGCCGAGAGCTGAAAGCACAGGGGATAGATATCGTAGACCTTAGTATTGGAGAACCTGATTTTGACACGCCGGAACATATCCGGGATGCCGCCAAAAAGGCCATTGATGAAGGGTTTACGCATTATACGCCAGTAGCCGGTTATGCCGAGGTACGACAAGCCGTGGTGCACAAACTGAAACGTGATAACGGGCTTGACTATACGCCGGAACAGATTGTTGTGACCACCGGCGCCAAACAAAGCCTGGCCAACGCTGTACTGAGCATTGTGAATCCTGGTGATGAGGTAATTATCCCAACACCTTACTGGGTGACCTATTCCGAGCAGGTAGCCCTGTGCCAGGGAGTGGTAGTATTTGTACCCGCCAGCATTGAGAACAATTACAAAATCACACCGGAACAACTGGAAGCAGCCATCACGCCTAAAACCAGGCTGTTTATGTTCTCCTCGCCCTGCAACCCTACCGGTTCTGTATATTCCAAAGAAGAACTGGAAGGACTGGCAGCCGTATTTGCCAAACATCCGCAGATCTTTATCATCTCCGATGAGATTTATGAATATATCAACTACGTTGGTAAACACGAAAGTATTGCACAGTTCGGTGACCTGAAAAACCGTACTATCGTCATTAATGGCCTCAGTAAAGGTTTTGCTATGACCGGCTGGCGTCTTGGTTACCTGGCCGCTCCGCTGGAAATAGCCAAAGCCTGTGATAAAATACAGGCGCAGTTTACTTCCGCCACCTGCTCTATTACACAGCGTGCTGCCATCACCGCCCTTACCGGCGACCTGAGCACCGCAGAAGCCATGGTGTCAGAATTCAAAAACCGACGCGCCTTCATACATGAAGCACTGAAAAATATTCCGGGTATGATAGTGAATGACCCTGAAGGGGCCTTCTACATGTTCCCTGATATCAGTGCCTTCTTCAATAAATCTTATGAAGATACCCATATCCAAAATGCAGATGATCTCTGCATGTACCTCCTGCACAAAGCAAATGTGTCTGTGGTGACTGGTTCCGCTTTCCAGCAGCCGGCCTGCATTCGCCTCTCCTATGCCACCAGCATGGCTAATCTGGAGAAAGGCGCTGCCAGGTTAAAAGAATGGTTGGGCAAATTGAAATAA
- a CDS encoding DUF1573 domain-containing protein, producing MKTLLFFLTCGTLLMAACNNNQPAKSSNAAGQSSATSNSADAGKATDLTFEEKVHNFGDITQGEKVEYSFKFKNTGTRDLIIEDAISSCGCTVPEWPKQPIKPGESGFMKVIFDSHGKSGYTEKEISIKTNREGGYQVGPKIQCNIITK from the coding sequence ATGAAAACACTGCTCTTTTTCCTTACCTGTGGCACCCTTTTAATGGCTGCCTGCAACAATAACCAACCGGCAAAAAGCAGCAATGCTGCTGGTCAGTCATCCGCCACCAGCAATTCAGCTGATGCGGGTAAAGCTACAGATCTTACTTTTGAAGAAAAGGTGCATAACTTTGGGGACATTACCCAGGGTGAAAAGGTGGAATATTCCTTTAAATTTAAAAACACCGGCACCCGGGACCTGATTATCGAGGATGCAATCTCCAGTTGCGGCTGTACCGTACCGGAATGGCCCAAACAACCAATCAAACCCGGAGAATCAGGTTTTATGAAGGTAATATTTGACAGTCATGGGAAATCCGGCTATACCGAAAAAGAAATATCCATCAAAACCAACCGGGAAGGTGGTTATCAGGTAGGCCCTAAGATCCAGTGTAATATCATAACTAAATAA
- the yajC gene encoding preprotein translocase subunit YajC has translation MNIMNILLMGPAQGGAQGGSPMVSILFFGGMILVMWLFMIRPQTKKAKLQKQFIDNLKEGDKIVTIAGIHGKVKKINDNNTILIEVAPGTNFTIERSAISMEYTSAQQKPNETK, from the coding sequence ATGAACATCATGAACATTTTACTGATGGGACCGGCACAAGGTGGTGCACAAGGCGGTAGCCCAATGGTTTCTATCCTGTTTTTTGGCGGTATGATTCTGGTTATGTGGCTCTTTATGATCCGTCCTCAAACCAAAAAAGCCAAACTCCAGAAACAATTCATAGACAACCTCAAAGAAGGCGACAAAATTGTTACAATCGCCGGTATTCATGGTAAAGTGAAAAAAATAAACGATAACAATACCATTCTGATTGAAGTAGCCCCTGGCACCAACTTCACCATCGAACGTTCTGCTATCAGCATGGAATATACTTCCGCTCAGCAGAAACCGAACGAAACAAAATAA
- a CDS encoding serine hydrolase, whose amino-acid sequence MQTQHYPTRDNFLLALLKSQKGPVDKVFRDATGHRLQILYTRIDRDELQRPHFTDFHYGIGQPCYCYPASTVKLPAALLALEKLNDLGIPGLDRHTAMFTRPLPGINPGVLHDYSAAGKLPSISHYIKKIFLVSDNDAFNRLYEFIGQEPFNRRLWELGHTGAEIRHRVGLPLHIAANMHTNGVYFQTGRKLLYDQPDMISSLRFPTRHDLAGEQHINHHGKLEKSPMDFSHRNRLPLTDLHCMMQQLFFPETVTNPFKLRLTDNDYSFLYRCMSQYPGESTDPVYDPGQYHPAYVKFLLFGGQRTAHIPDHIRIFNKPGWAYGFLTDTAYIVDYANHVEFLLSVSLLVNKNGVLGDDQQSFEETGKPFLKAIGELIYEEELQRKKMNQPDLSRFRKHSGTQIL is encoded by the coding sequence ATGCAAACCCAACATTATCCGACAAGAGATAATTTCCTTTTGGCTTTGCTGAAAAGTCAGAAAGGCCCTGTGGATAAGGTATTCAGGGATGCTACCGGTCACCGGCTGCAGATCCTTTACACCCGTATAGACCGGGACGAGCTGCAAAGACCGCATTTTACTGATTTTCACTATGGTATAGGCCAGCCATGTTATTGTTATCCGGCATCTACGGTCAAGCTCCCTGCAGCCTTACTGGCACTGGAAAAGCTGAACGATCTCGGTATTCCCGGGCTGGACCGTCATACGGCCATGTTTACCCGGCCGTTGCCAGGTATTAATCCCGGAGTGCTGCACGACTATTCTGCGGCTGGCAAGCTACCATCGATATCTCATTATATCAAAAAAATTTTTTTGGTCAGCGACAATGATGCCTTTAACCGGCTATATGAATTTATAGGTCAGGAGCCCTTCAACAGGCGTCTGTGGGAACTGGGGCATACCGGCGCAGAGATACGGCACCGGGTAGGCCTCCCTCTTCATATCGCCGCTAATATGCATACCAATGGGGTCTATTTCCAGACCGGAAGGAAGTTGCTCTATGATCAGCCCGATATGATAAGCAGCCTCCGCTTTCCCACCCGGCACGACCTGGCCGGTGAACAACATATCAACCATCATGGGAAACTGGAAAAAAGCCCCATGGACTTCTCCCACCGCAACAGATTACCGTTGACAGATCTTCACTGCATGATGCAGCAGTTATTTTTTCCGGAAACTGTAACAAATCCTTTCAAGCTCCGTTTAACGGATAATGATTACAGTTTTTTGTATCGTTGTATGTCCCAATACCCGGGAGAATCAACAGATCCGGTGTATGACCCGGGACAATATCATCCGGCATATGTGAAATTTCTGCTTTTCGGCGGACAACGAACAGCACATATACCCGACCATATCAGAATATTCAACAAACCGGGATGGGCCTACGGTTTTTTGACGGATACGGCGTATATAGTGGATTATGCCAATCATGTAGAGTTCCTGCTATCTGTTAGCCTTCTGGTGAACAAAAACGGGGTTCTGGGAGATGACCAGCAATCATTTGAAGAAACAGGTAAACCTTTTCTGAAGGCCATCGGTGAACTGATATATGAAGAAGAATTACAACGCAAAAAAATGAATCAACCAGACCTGAGCCGCTTCAGGAAACATAGTGGAACACAAATTTTATAA
- a CDS encoding M23 family metallopeptidase has protein sequence MIIWSLLSITLALALFSLYLLYRAGHRPLARSYTILLLGLSLGVFLYLYGTWVYLSVYTKYVFGVLLMVMLIMLPFGRKKDTTSRLPVWKRNANLLLSGLLLMITALYFTGTTGTPHTVNLAFPLKSGRYFVLQGGKGLPTNVFHFSLRGAIYAMDIVKIDDRGTRGASVFSHKLSDYWIFNDTVYAPCDGIVRRAYGDNPDNIPPAMDRGPKNTNQVLLEGADCYFFAGHLKRHSVVVHEGQHVKQGEALGCVGNSGFSTEPHLHIQAHEKKAGVPWYQAPPLYMLFNGKGYLLNEVISVR, from the coding sequence ATGATTATCTGGTCTTTATTATCTATTACTTTGGCCCTGGCCCTGTTTAGCTTGTATCTGCTTTATCGCGCAGGCCATCGCCCGCTGGCCCGCTCCTATACTATCCTTTTGCTGGGGCTGTCGCTGGGAGTTTTCCTTTACCTCTATGGTACCTGGGTATACCTGTCTGTTTATACCAAATATGTTTTTGGTGTGTTACTGATGGTGATGCTAATCATGCTGCCTTTCGGCAGAAAAAAAGATACCACTTCACGATTGCCCGTATGGAAGAGAAATGCTAACCTGCTGTTGTCAGGATTATTACTGATGATAACAGCACTTTATTTCACCGGCACTACGGGTACGCCGCATACGGTCAACCTGGCTTTTCCGCTTAAATCAGGACGGTATTTTGTGCTGCAGGGCGGCAAAGGACTTCCCACCAATGTCTTCCATTTCAGCCTGCGTGGCGCAATATACGCGATGGACATCGTAAAGATTGATGACCGCGGTACCCGCGGAGCCAGTGTCTTTTCCCACAAGCTCAGTGATTACTGGATTTTCAATGACACGGTATATGCTCCTTGTGATGGCATTGTCAGGAGAGCCTATGGCGATAACCCCGATAATATCCCGCCCGCAATGGACAGGGGACCGAAAAACACCAATCAGGTACTGCTGGAAGGAGCGGATTGTTATTTTTTTGCAGGACACCTCAAACGCCACAGCGTGGTAGTACATGAAGGACAGCATGTAAAACAGGGAGAGGCACTGGGTTGTGTCGGTAATTCCGGTTTCAGCACCGAACCTCACCTGCATATACAGGCCCACGAAAAAAAAGCAGGCGTGCCCTGGTATCAGGCCCCGCCTTTATACATGCTGTTTAATGGAAAAGGATACCTGCTGAACGAAGTGATCAGCGTAAGGTAA
- a CDS encoding HesB/IscA family protein has product MATGFIAPVQLTNNAATVLKRLLQGDVEAPYLRIGVKGGGCSGMSFMLGFDARNEDDDLFDIDGIPVIIKKAHGMYLVGMEVDYQDNSGTSGFVFNKSL; this is encoded by the coding sequence ATGGCCACTGGATTTATTGCTCCCGTACAACTGACCAACAATGCTGCTACTGTACTGAAAAGACTGCTACAGGGTGATGTGGAAGCACCCTATCTGCGTATCGGCGTAAAAGGCGGGGGATGTTCCGGCATGTCGTTTATGCTGGGATTTGATGCCCGCAATGAAGATGACGACCTCTTCGATATCGATGGTATCCCCGTAATCATAAAAAAAGCCCATGGCATGTACCTCGTAGGCATGGAAGTGGATTACCAGGACAACAGCGGCACCAGCGGATTTGTATTCAACAAATCACTTTAA
- a CDS encoding DUF7935 family protein: MNSQQLLYLALAIGACAVVYMTVRDLFKKKKEAPAEDKPAPVNQAVLPLQLQAYERLALYVDRITPQSLIGRIYQPGISAVDMQISMVQSIKTEYEHNITQQIYVSTMTWEAVKTLKEQTISVINQVAIQLPPEAPALELNRQLLEVFMQAGESPAELTAQIINTEAKKLMR, from the coding sequence ATGAATTCCCAACAGCTATTGTATCTGGCACTTGCCATCGGCGCCTGTGCCGTTGTATACATGACCGTCCGTGATTTGTTCAAGAAAAAGAAGGAAGCACCTGCAGAAGACAAACCTGCTCCTGTAAACCAGGCCGTGTTACCACTTCAATTACAGGCTTATGAAAGACTTGCGCTGTATGTAGACCGTATTACGCCGCAAAGCCTGATAGGACGCATCTACCAGCCAGGCATCAGCGCCGTGGACATGCAGATATCCATGGTACAGAGCATCAAAACGGAATATGAGCACAATATCACCCAGCAGATCTACGTATCTACCATGACCTGGGAAGCGGTAAAAACGCTGAAAGAACAAACCATCTCCGTTATCAATCAGGTAGCGATTCAGTTACCACCAGAGGCACCAGCACTTGAGCTCAACCGTCAGCTGCTGGAAGTATTTATGCAGGCCGGCGAATCTCCGGCTGAGCTGACAGCCCAGATCATCAATACAGAAGCCAAGAAACTGATGAGATAA